A stretch of Tripterygium wilfordii isolate XIE 37 chromosome 11, ASM1340144v1, whole genome shotgun sequence DNA encodes these proteins:
- the LOC120009558 gene encoding WUSCHEL-related homeobox 4-like, which yields MGTSMKVHQFARGFWEQEPSLSLGCKRLRPLAPKFNTNSDSITPFDLKSFIKPDSGPRKLGSDHDHKRDSPQVETHPGGTRWNPTQEQIGILEMLYRGGMRTPNAQQIEQITAQLGRYGKIEGKNVFYWFQNHKARERQKQKRNSLGLSHSPRSTQASTITTTITLDSRGEVEREGDSPYKRKSRSWVLESLELEESNEGDGTLELFPLHPEGR from the exons ATGGGAACAAGCATGAAGGTTCATCAGTTTGCACGTGGATTTTGGGAACAAGAACCCTCTCTCTCACTTGGCTGCAAACGCTTACGCCCTCTTGCTCCTAAGTTCAACACCAACTCCGACTCCATTACTCCTTTTGATCTCAAGAGCTTCATTAAACCCGACAGCGGACCCAGAAAACTTGGCTCCGACCACGACCACAAGAGAGACTCTCCTCAA GTTGAGACGCACCCGGGAGGGACAAGGTGGAACCCTACGCAAGAGCAGATAGGAATACTTGAGATGTTGTATAGGGGAGGCATGAGAACTCCCAATGCACAACAAATAGAGCAAATTACGGCCCAATTAGGGAGATACGGCAAGATTGAAGGGAAGAATGTGTTTTATTGGTTCCAAAACCACAAAGCCAGGGAGAGACAAAAACAGAAGCGCAATAGCCTTGGCTTGAGCCATTCTCCGAGATCAACTCAAGCCTCCACCATTACCACTACCATAACTTTGGATTCTAGG GGAGAAGTGGAAAGAGAGGGAGATAGTCCATACAAGAGGAAAAGCAGGAGTTGGGTTCTTGAGAGCTTAGAATTAGAAGAAAGCAATGAGGGAGATGGAACTCTGGAGCTCTTCCCATTGCACCCGGAAGGCAGATGA